The following are from one region of the Pseudodesulfovibrio sp. JC047 genome:
- a CDS encoding LysR family transcriptional regulator has translation MELRQLRYFIAVAEELHFGRAAERCHIAQPPLSQQIKRLEEELGVMLLERTSRKVSLTDEGSMFLAIARDTLATLEGGIEKMHMMADGLIGKLRVGFLSSGLHTDFFKGVTAFRKKYPGIMLDIREMQSSDQNNALRAGDLDVGFSHYCYANHYHLKAKTFMADRYFLAVHSDHPLATKSLAGYKDIDKEPFIMFSREHYPDAYDRAIGRYYKYGVQPRIVQEAKTHQTKLSLIAAGMGIGFVPERMRAVLPHGVRMVPFDFQGEVHNTPLKLVWRKNDKSPALKCFLEVLFEFCSESDEDENPI, from the coding sequence ATGGAACTCAGACAACTCAGGTATTTTATCGCAGTGGCAGAGGAATTGCATTTTGGTCGGGCCGCCGAGCGGTGTCACATTGCGCAGCCCCCGCTTTCTCAGCAGATAAAGCGGCTCGAAGAGGAGCTGGGGGTCATGCTCCTTGAGCGGACCAGTCGCAAGGTGTCTTTGACCGATGAAGGAAGCATGTTTTTGGCCATTGCCCGCGATACCCTTGCGACCCTCGAAGGGGGAATCGAGAAAATGCACATGATGGCCGACGGGCTTATCGGCAAGTTACGTGTCGGATTTCTCAGTTCCGGTCTGCACACAGATTTTTTCAAGGGAGTGACTGCGTTTCGTAAGAAATATCCCGGTATCATGTTGGATATCAGAGAGATGCAGTCCTCTGACCAGAACAACGCCTTGCGGGCCGGCGATCTCGATGTCGGGTTTTCTCATTATTGTTACGCCAATCATTACCATCTCAAGGCCAAGACGTTCATGGCGGATCGGTATTTCCTTGCGGTTCATTCCGACCATCCTCTGGCAACCAAATCCCTCGCGGGATACAAGGATATCGACAAGGAACCGTTCATCATGTTTTCCCGAGAGCATTATCCCGATGCGTATGATCGGGCGATCGGCCGATATTACAAATATGGTGTGCAGCCCCGCATTGTCCAAGAAGCCAAAACGCATCAGACCAAGCTTTCACTCATTGCCGCAGGCATGGGAATCGGATTTGTCCCGGAACGGATGCGCGCGGTGCTTCCCCATGGCGTTCGGATGGTCCCTTTCGATTTTCAGGGCGAAGTTCACAATACCCCCCTCAAACTCGTGTGGCGCAAAAACGACAAATCCCCAGCTCTCAAGTGTTTTTTGGAGGTCCTTTTCGAGTTTTGCAGCGAGTCCGACGAGGATGAAAATCCCATATGA